In one window of Shewanella goraebulensis DNA:
- the ligA gene encoding NAD-dependent DNA ligase LigA yields the protein MQDIKTELQQISTELHSHNIRYYVDDAPSIPDAEYDRLMQRLIAIETAHPELISSDSPTQRVGGAPLAKFDQITHLKPMLSLDNAFEQADFEAFNKRITDKVDTVSYCCEPKLDGLAVSILYRNGVLERAATRGDGAVGEDITENVRTINSVPLKLRGDNYPELLEVRGEVIMPKAAFDALNERQLSKGEKVFVNPRNAAAGSLRQLDSKITSTRALGFYAYALGVVEGEVTPLADSHFGQLNQLKGWGLPLSQEVKVCDTLPEVFAYYADIMARRSALSYEIDGVVIKVNDITKQTTLGFVARAPRWAIAYKFPAQEEMTLLEEVDFQVGRTGAVTPVARLKPVFVGGVTVSNATLHNADEIARLGVKVGDTVIIRRAGDVIPQIVAIVPEKRPEDAKDITFPTECPVCQSLVERLEGEAVARCSGGLFCEAQRKEAIKHFASRKALNIDGMGDKVVEQLIDKELVQSPAELFTITASMVTMLERMAMKSATKLIAAIDDAKKTTLSRFIYALGIREVGEATAANLASHYKTLEAIKAANVDELMEVDDVGAIVAKHICHFFAQPHNLEVIDKLIEAGVSWPAIDAVDEAELSLKGQTWVLTGTLTQLNRNDAKAQLQAMGAKVAGSVSKNTDCLVAGEAAGSKLAKAQDLGIKIMDEDQLLALLNG from the coding sequence ATGCAAGACATTAAAACCGAACTACAGCAAATAAGCACTGAGCTTCATAGCCACAACATCCGTTATTATGTTGATGATGCGCCCAGCATTCCTGATGCAGAATATGACAGATTAATGCAGCGTTTGATTGCAATTGAAACTGCTCATCCCGAGTTAATCAGTAGTGATTCACCGACCCAGCGAGTGGGCGGTGCGCCGTTAGCCAAATTTGATCAAATTACTCATTTAAAACCGATGTTGAGTTTGGATAACGCGTTTGAACAAGCAGATTTTGAGGCGTTCAATAAACGGATTACCGATAAAGTTGATACCGTGAGCTATTGCTGTGAGCCCAAGCTTGATGGATTAGCTGTCAGCATTTTATATCGCAATGGAGTCCTTGAACGCGCTGCCACCCGAGGCGACGGTGCTGTAGGTGAAGATATCACTGAAAATGTCCGTACCATTAATTCTGTACCGCTAAAGCTGCGGGGTGATAATTACCCAGAACTATTGGAAGTACGCGGTGAAGTGATTATGCCAAAAGCTGCATTTGATGCCCTAAACGAACGTCAATTAAGCAAAGGTGAAAAGGTATTTGTTAACCCTAGAAATGCAGCCGCAGGCAGTTTGCGTCAATTAGACAGTAAAATAACCTCAACCCGCGCCTTAGGTTTTTACGCTTATGCTCTAGGCGTGGTTGAAGGTGAAGTGACCCCATTAGCTGACAGTCACTTTGGCCAACTTAACCAGTTAAAAGGTTGGGGCTTACCATTAAGTCAAGAAGTTAAAGTTTGTGACACCCTGCCTGAAGTGTTTGCCTACTACGCTGACATAATGGCAAGACGAAGCGCACTGTCATATGAAATTGATGGTGTGGTGATTAAGGTTAACGACATTACCAAGCAAACGACTTTGGGCTTTGTCGCACGTGCGCCTCGCTGGGCTATCGCTTACAAATTCCCAGCTCAAGAAGAAATGACCTTACTAGAAGAAGTTGATTTTCAAGTGGGCCGTACAGGCGCGGTTACGCCAGTTGCTAGGTTAAAACCTGTTTTTGTTGGCGGTGTGACGGTATCCAATGCCACTTTGCATAATGCTGATGAAATTGCTCGATTGGGTGTAAAAGTAGGTGATACCGTTATTATTCGCCGTGCGGGTGATGTTATCCCACAAATTGTCGCTATCGTGCCTGAAAAGCGCCCTGAAGATGCTAAAGATATTACATTTCCAACAGAGTGCCCAGTTTGTCAAAGCTTGGTTGAACGCCTAGAAGGCGAGGCTGTTGCTCGCTGTAGTGGCGGTCTATTTTGCGAAGCTCAACGTAAAGAAGCGATTAAACACTTTGCTTCACGTAAAGCACTTAACATCGATGGTATGGGCGATAAAGTTGTTGAACAACTCATTGATAAAGAGTTAGTTCAAAGCCCTGCAGAGCTATTCACCATTACTGCGTCAATGGTCACCATGCTTGAACGTATGGCAATGAAATCTGCCACTAAACTTATTGCAGCCATTGATGATGCTAAAAAAACGACCTTGTCGCGTTTTATCTATGCCTTAGGAATCCGCGAAGTCGGTGAAGCTACAGCTGCGAACTTAGCGAGTCACTATAAAACCTTAGAGGCGATAAAAGCCGCTAACGTTGATGAATTAATGGAAGTGGATGATGTAGGTGCTATTGTTGCTAAACATATTTGCCACTTTTTCGCTCAGCCTCACAACCTCGAGGTGATTGATAAACTTATTGAAGCTGGGGTAAGTTGGCCAGCAATTGATGCTGTGGATGAAGCAGAGTTAAGCCTTAAAGGTCAAACATGGGTCTTAACTGGGACTTTAACCCAGTTAAATCGTAATGATGCAAAAGCGCAATTACAAGCAATGGGCGCTAAAGTGGCAGGTAGTGTGTCTAAAAATACTGATTGTCTTGTTGCTGGTGAAGCAGCAGGCTCAAAATTGGCTAAAGCGCAAGATTTAGGGATAAAAATCATGGATGAAGACCAGCTTTTGGCTTTATTGAATGGTTAA
- a CDS encoding SLC13 family permease, with translation MENTPNKSSTAVSNKKDFIILFSNIALFALLYNFLPFEPGINTGLSLLIFAAILWLTEAIHISITAILIPIIAVFLDVFDTQTAMSNFANPIIYLFFGGFVLAAALNHQGIDRLIAQKVLLLSKGKLSIACLLLFLVTAVLSMWISNTATAAMMLPLALGILHQLDFKHHKTTYLFVLLGIAYSANIGGIGTLVGSPPNAIAAAQVGLTFSDWLAFGLPTVALMLPAMLIALYIFLKPDLSATCEIKSETESLSTSGKLTLVIFLATVCCWIFSKPLSQALGGISKFDTIVALGAVVVLAGLKLVDWKKIESTTDWGVLILFGGGLTLSAVLKATGTSVFLAHFVTDIFGNAHMALFVIAVIAFVVMLTEFASNTASAALLVPVFAAIAEPLGLSPVMISVVIGIAASCAFMLPVATPPNAIVFGSGYIKQSEMMRAGIIINFISMFILFLITNFFWGF, from the coding sequence ATGGAAAACACACCAAACAAGTCATCAACGGCAGTATCGAATAAAAAAGACTTTATTATTTTGTTTAGTAATATTGCGCTATTCGCTTTGCTGTACAATTTTTTACCTTTTGAGCCTGGCATAAATACTGGCTTATCACTGTTAATATTTGCTGCGATTTTATGGTTAACTGAAGCTATTCATATCAGTATCACAGCAATTTTGATTCCAATTATTGCTGTCTTTTTAGATGTGTTTGATACGCAAACAGCCATGAGCAACTTTGCTAACCCAATCATCTATTTATTCTTTGGTGGTTTTGTTTTAGCGGCAGCGCTAAATCATCAGGGTATTGATCGCTTAATTGCACAAAAAGTCCTGTTACTTTCCAAAGGTAAGCTCAGTATTGCTTGTTTGCTGTTATTTTTGGTGACAGCTGTACTGTCTATGTGGATCAGTAATACTGCTACGGCGGCAATGATGTTGCCATTGGCGTTAGGTATATTGCATCAACTTGATTTTAAACATCATAAAACCACTTACTTATTTGTGCTTCTAGGTATTGCTTATTCAGCTAATATTGGTGGTATTGGTACTTTAGTCGGAAGCCCACCAAATGCGATTGCAGCAGCTCAAGTCGGGCTAACCTTTAGTGATTGGCTTGCATTTGGCTTACCTACTGTTGCCTTAATGCTACCTGCTATGTTGATAGCGTTATACATTTTTCTAAAGCCCGACCTATCGGCTACTTGTGAAATCAAGTCAGAGACAGAGTCTTTGTCTACAAGTGGTAAGCTGACTTTAGTCATCTTTTTAGCGACGGTTTGTTGTTGGATTTTCAGTAAACCGCTTTCTCAAGCGTTAGGTGGAATTAGTAAGTTCGATACCATAGTCGCATTAGGCGCCGTTGTGGTGCTTGCCGGTCTTAAGTTAGTTGATTGGAAAAAGATTGAATCGACTACCGATTGGGGTGTATTAATCTTATTTGGTGGTGGCTTAACATTAAGTGCAGTGCTTAAAGCGACTGGTACCAGTGTATTCTTAGCTCATTTCGTGACTGATATTTTTGGTAATGCGCATATGGCATTGTTTGTGATTGCTGTGATTGCTTTTGTAGTAATGCTGACTGAGTTTGCCAGTAACACCGCCAGTGCAGCCTTATTAGTTCCAGTATTTGCTGCTATTGCGGAGCCATTAGGTTTATCACCAGTAATGATATCTGTGGTTATCGGTATCGCAGCGTCGTGTGCATTTATGTTACCAGTGGCAACACCACCCAATGCGATAGTGTTTGGTTCAGGGTATATTAAGCAATCAGAAATGATGCGTGCGGGTATTATTATTAACTTCATCAGTATGTTTATTCTGTTCTTAATCACGAATTTTTTCTGGGGCTTTTAA
- a CDS encoding HD-GYP domain-containing protein — MSKTESINIPLSQLVVGLTVKLPISWFNNPFFRNKVPVTSRAEIELINSLDITYVTVIDGHHLLANDEDVKEVVVEEVVAEFDIQGAIKKSVHSSQQRFNKAASDLRPAFSKVISDAEVSYRESATVVEQLMTHLNESKQPEIVFVTSVDKEHSITQHSVSVAVLAMMMANSIGLSHSELRDLALGCVFHDVGKLKIPDAIRRKRTDLTTVEVNYMKTHPNLGYEMLDRSGLFPASVLDIVLHHHEFLDGSGYPNKLTEIKIPKLTQIAALANDYAGLLMKTGSPQVALGTLFKTRMGKHSKDLIQVLVKVLGIYPPGSIVKLSDGKIAKVMMTSPESKQPHVYSCNDRGGQATFRCLTDEDVTIIETIKIESLSEKLISTLQANSPVCFYISHIIE, encoded by the coding sequence GTGTCAAAAACGGAATCAATTAATATACCTTTGTCACAATTGGTGGTTGGCCTGACGGTTAAACTGCCAATTTCGTGGTTCAATAATCCATTCTTCAGAAATAAAGTCCCCGTGACATCTCGCGCAGAAATCGAATTAATAAACAGCCTAGATATCACCTATGTAACGGTGATTGATGGTCATCATTTGTTAGCAAATGATGAAGACGTTAAAGAAGTGGTTGTTGAAGAGGTTGTGGCCGAGTTTGATATTCAAGGTGCGATAAAAAAATCGGTTCATTCTAGTCAGCAAAGGTTTAACAAGGCAGCTAGCGACTTAAGGCCTGCTTTTAGTAAAGTCATCAGCGATGCAGAAGTCTCATATAGAGAATCCGCCACAGTGGTTGAGCAATTGATGACTCACCTCAATGAAAGTAAGCAACCTGAAATTGTTTTTGTAACCAGTGTGGATAAAGAGCATAGTATTACTCAGCACAGTGTGTCAGTTGCGGTGTTAGCAATGATGATGGCAAATAGTATTGGCTTGAGTCACAGCGAATTACGTGATTTAGCGTTAGGCTGTGTTTTCCATGATGTCGGCAAACTTAAAATTCCCGATGCAATTAGACGAAAACGCACAGATTTAACCACTGTTGAAGTTAATTATATGAAAACTCACCCAAATCTTGGTTATGAAATGCTAGATAGAAGTGGGTTATTTCCAGCGTCCGTGCTCGACATCGTGCTGCATCATCATGAGTTTTTAGATGGCAGTGGTTACCCCAATAAACTCACCGAAATTAAAATTCCTAAGTTGACTCAAATAGCGGCACTGGCAAATGACTATGCAGGCTTATTGATGAAGACTGGTTCACCGCAAGTGGCGCTGGGAACATTATTCAAAACTAGAATGGGCAAACACTCAAAAGACTTGATACAAGTATTAGTAAAAGTGTTGGGAATTTATCCACCAGGCTCAATAGTAAAACTATCTGATGGCAAGATTGCTAAAGTGATGATGACGTCACCTGAGTCAAAACAGCCTCATGTTTATAGTTGTAATGATCGCGGTGGACAGGCAACGTTTCGCTGTTTAACTGATGAAGATGTGACGATTATTGAAACTATTAAAATCGAATCTTTGTCAGAAAAATTAATCAGCACTTTACAAGCTAATAGCCCAGTTTGTTTCTATATTAGTCATATCATTGAGTAG
- a CDS encoding RNA-binding S4 domain-containing protein has protein sequence MSSEVAEFPLLSGDEFVELYKVLKVQGLVDGGGAAKHVISEGFVKVNNEVDTRKRKKCVVGDVIEFNGELIKIVASA, from the coding sequence ATGAGCAGCGAAGTTGCAGAGTTCCCACTATTAAGTGGCGATGAGTTTGTAGAGTTATATAAAGTATTAAAAGTACAAGGTTTAGTAGATGGCGGCGGCGCAGCTAAGCACGTTATCTCTGAAGGTTTCGTTAAAGTGAATAACGAAGTTGATACTCGCAAGCGTAAAAAATGTGTTGTGGGTGATGTCATTGAATTTAATGGCGAGCTCATTAAAATTGTTGCCAGTGCATAA
- a CDS encoding NERD domain-containing protein kinase family protein: MARHISFGTPVNDAERWAFSLLSEELPEDYLLLTNVEIPTHTGQAMEVDALVVGEFGVYVVDVKGYIGRLNAGLHAWSLDGRHVDNSLSKANYVARVLAGKLKNKIPVGVYAPWCQGMVFVTGRKGEEILVEKDTGKLSIYTPAKIIAALTKEWGLTAPHIHPVTETQKEMVLDTIGQVALVEQRNNKIQDFIKLKCLFLQQGLEVWQSEYNPGGWTAPWLLKILVISQFEDAIEANSHEQKLRDEFKRIQSLSGCSCVPFCAPLIQDGEQVVLPIRMPRGVPLNIFDVEKQTTYQLLEILRRSVTGLQQIHRRGYTIGGWADNCIFISEDADVEFIDIKDSLNTSEDIQAYAKAFLDLAEKTLQPRIYQWYRAAANGSTIDLDAIRCDLSALIDLGVCDTLPQKIEVEKGAIVDHHYRLDQFISATSRSQLWRAMHLQGNYPCCVSVYQDVDSQWNTLSNMYRSLAKIYHPHVERVLAFGQLPQSDDLFIARDWVQGVGLDEVPTIEVGQPRLWFVQILTALQYLHSLDIHHGAICPKNIICRDGKATLVNFGIGSDIAASHYAAQYADPTLWSVEGDAEKDLYGLVASFIDAMAPESIKQGSGADAMLRALQQYDKQWLGEEFYEACHKILKFEFRIVPNISYAKQLGLDEKELENSGL; encoded by the coding sequence ATGGCAAGACATATTAGTTTTGGTACACCAGTTAACGACGCCGAGCGTTGGGCATTTTCTCTTTTATCCGAAGAACTTCCAGAAGATTATTTACTCCTTACCAATGTCGAAATCCCTACTCATACCGGCCAAGCTATGGAAGTCGATGCACTAGTTGTTGGTGAATTTGGTGTCTATGTTGTCGATGTAAAAGGTTATATTGGCCGTTTAAATGCAGGGCTTCATGCGTGGTCATTAGATGGCCGTCATGTGGATAATAGTTTGTCAAAAGCTAACTATGTTGCCCGAGTGTTGGCGGGTAAATTAAAAAACAAAATCCCAGTGGGAGTGTATGCGCCTTGGTGTCAAGGAATGGTATTTGTCACTGGCCGTAAAGGCGAAGAAATTCTTGTTGAAAAAGATACCGGCAAACTCAGTATTTACACTCCAGCAAAAATCATTGCAGCGCTGACCAAAGAATGGGGCTTAACGGCGCCGCACATTCACCCAGTTACAGAAACACAAAAAGAAATGGTGTTAGACACCATAGGTCAAGTGGCTCTAGTTGAGCAGCGCAATAATAAGATTCAAGATTTTATTAAGCTTAAATGTCTGTTTTTACAACAAGGATTAGAAGTTTGGCAATCAGAGTATAACCCTGGTGGTTGGACTGCCCCTTGGTTACTTAAAATTTTAGTGATCAGTCAGTTTGAGGATGCTATAGAAGCTAACTCTCACGAACAGAAGTTACGTGATGAATTCAAACGAATTCAATCTCTGTCTGGGTGCAGCTGTGTGCCATTTTGCGCCCCCCTAATTCAAGACGGTGAGCAAGTCGTTCTACCCATCAGAATGCCCCGCGGCGTGCCATTGAATATTTTCGATGTAGAAAAACAAACAACTTACCAATTATTAGAGATTCTGCGTCGTAGTGTCACTGGACTGCAACAAATTCATCGCCGTGGCTACACCATTGGTGGCTGGGCTGATAACTGTATCTTTATTTCTGAAGATGCAGACGTTGAATTTATCGATATTAAAGACTCCTTGAACACCAGTGAGGATATTCAAGCTTACGCCAAAGCATTTTTGGATTTAGCTGAAAAGACATTGCAGCCACGTATTTACCAATGGTATCGCGCGGCAGCTAATGGCAGTACCATTGACTTAGATGCAATTCGCTGTGACTTATCGGCTCTTATCGACTTAGGTGTTTGTGATACTTTGCCGCAGAAAATCGAAGTGGAAAAAGGCGCCATCGTTGATCATCATTATCGTCTAGATCAATTTATCTCGGCGACTTCTCGTAGTCAGCTTTGGCGTGCAATGCATTTACAGGGTAATTATCCGTGCTGTGTTAGCGTTTATCAAGATGTTGATAGCCAATGGAATACTTTAAGCAATATGTACCGTAGTCTAGCCAAAATCTATCATCCACATGTTGAACGGGTACTCGCTTTTGGTCAGTTGCCTCAGTCAGATGATTTATTTATTGCCAGAGACTGGGTACAAGGTGTGGGACTTGATGAAGTGCCAACCATTGAAGTCGGTCAGCCTCGCTTGTGGTTTGTGCAAATTCTAACAGCTTTACAGTACCTTCACAGTTTAGATATTCACCACGGAGCTATTTGTCCGAAGAACATTATCTGTCGAGATGGAAAAGCGACGTTAGTCAATTTCGGTATTGGGTCAGATATTGCCGCCAGCCATTATGCCGCACAATATGCTGATCCAACTTTATGGTCTGTTGAAGGTGATGCTGAAAAAGATTTATATGGCCTTGTTGCAAGTTTTATCGACGCTATGGCGCCTGAATCAATTAAGCAAGGCTCAGGTGCAGATGCAATGCTACGCGCATTGCAACAATATGATAAACAATGGTTGGGTGAAGAGTTTTATGAAGCCTGTCATAAAATCTTAAAGTTTGAGTTTAGAATTGTGCCAAACATCAGCTATGCCAAACAATTAGGTTTAGATGAGAAGGAACTTGAAAATTCAGGCCTGTAA
- a CDS encoding ribonuclease E inhibitor RraB, producing the protein MQFPDDDNGKMLAAMAESGIDLSVALDVDFFLIFDDQRDAESALEALAQTDLNGELELNFSEEIEKWELIVCLNMVPSYDDLVAKEIELNTFAQEFDGMTDGWGVMQHQEGDDEFADEDDHQCDDNCSHTH; encoded by the coding sequence ATGCAATTTCCTGATGATGATAATGGTAAAATGTTAGCGGCTATGGCTGAATCTGGTATCGATTTATCGGTAGCATTGGATGTCGATTTCTTTTTAATTTTTGATGATCAGCGTGATGCTGAGTCAGCGCTTGAAGCATTAGCACAAACTGATCTTAATGGTGAGTTAGAGCTTAACTTCAGCGAAGAAATCGAAAAGTGGGAACTGATTGTTTGTTTAAACATGGTACCTAGCTATGACGATTTAGTCGCAAAAGAGATTGAGCTGAATACCTTTGCTCAAGAATTTGACGGCATGACTGACGGGTGGGGCGTAATGCAACATCAAGAAGGCGATGATGAGTTTGCTGACGAAGATGATCATCAATGTGATGATAATTGTTCACACACGCATTAA
- a CDS encoding M14 family metallopeptidase → MQTNESYGIGVTGQKWSDEHKKQWLSQQQIKRSYQQEVVSKIDALRARFTVSQYGALSYDQAKYPLLMIQSAWDPNKPFILVTGGVHGYETSGVQGAIRFAETKAEEYAKHFNIIVAPCVSPWGYETINRWNPNAVDPNRSFYANSPAEESAALLNMMAEIGVNILAHIDLHETTDTDNSEFRPALAARDGIVNNNWNIPDGFYLVGDTENPQAEFQRAIIEGVEKVTHIAPADDDGKLIGVELAQFGVINYPCGKLGLCAGLTQAQYKTTTEVYPDSPLSDDENCILAQVAAICSGLDYLLGL, encoded by the coding sequence ATGCAAACTAACGAGTCTTATGGCATAGGTGTAACTGGTCAAAAATGGTCGGACGAACATAAAAAGCAATGGTTGTCGCAGCAACAGATAAAGCGCAGTTATCAGCAAGAAGTCGTCAGTAAAATTGATGCTTTACGAGCGCGTTTTACCGTGTCTCAATATGGTGCTCTTTCTTATGATCAAGCTAAGTATCCATTACTCATGATTCAATCAGCATGGGACCCTAACAAGCCGTTTATTTTGGTGACTGGGGGAGTGCATGGTTATGAAACTAGCGGTGTGCAAGGCGCGATTCGTTTCGCTGAAACGAAAGCTGAGGAGTATGCTAAGCACTTTAATATTATCGTTGCCCCATGTGTGAGCCCTTGGGGGTATGAAACCATAAATCGTTGGAATCCAAATGCTGTCGATCCAAACCGTTCATTTTATGCCAATAGTCCTGCAGAAGAGTCCGCAGCTTTGCTTAATATGATGGCAGAGATTGGGGTTAATATTTTAGCTCATATTGATTTACATGAAACCACAGATACTGATAATTCAGAGTTTAGACCTGCACTGGCAGCTAGAGACGGTATAGTAAATAACAATTGGAATATTCCAGATGGTTTTTACTTAGTTGGCGATACAGAAAATCCACAAGCTGAATTTCAACGAGCCATTATTGAAGGGGTTGAAAAGGTCACTCATATTGCGCCTGCTGATGACGATGGGAAATTGATTGGTGTTGAATTAGCCCAGTTCGGCGTTATTAATTATCCATGCGGTAAACTTGGTCTTTGTGCAGGTTTAACTCAAGCGCAATATAAAACCACCACCGAAGTGTACCCAGACAGTCCATTATCTGACGATGAAAATTGTATTTTGGCGCAAGTTGCTGCTATTTGTAGCGGGCTTGATTACCTATTGGGTCTTTAA
- a CDS encoding SDR family oxidoreductase, whose translation MNKVAIVGCGWFGLPLAQQLVKDGLLVAGTKRTQQGCDELVQQGITPFELDLSQVNEQTIEHDTTRLAPLFDADVLIANIPPGLRRGESHYLTHIQRLKQLINGHEYKRVIFISTTGVYPSTDKDMFETDATAYDDKSAVLLEAESHFAAMQNSCIIRFSGLIGPKRHPGKFFGGRQDIAGGNVAVNLVHLDDCIEAIRTILQATEKGTEVASIYNLAAPNHPSRADFYQAAAVHLGLDAPQFNHQVLPSKTIIGNLICQQLGFNYIHPDPVKMLDAC comes from the coding sequence ATGAACAAAGTAGCAATTGTCGGCTGCGGCTGGTTCGGTTTACCGCTGGCTCAGCAATTAGTGAAAGATGGGCTGTTAGTGGCAGGCACTAAAAGAACTCAACAAGGTTGTGATGAGTTAGTTCAACAAGGCATTACACCGTTTGAGCTGGATTTAAGCCAAGTTAATGAGCAAACGATAGAGCATGATACGACGAGATTAGCGCCTCTTTTTGATGCTGATGTTCTAATTGCCAATATTCCACCAGGGCTAAGACGGGGGGAGAGTCATTATCTAACGCACATTCAGCGGCTGAAGCAGCTCATTAATGGTCATGAGTACAAACGGGTGATTTTTATCAGTACCACAGGTGTTTATCCTTCAACGGATAAAGATATGTTTGAAACTGATGCTACGGCTTATGATGATAAAAGTGCGGTTTTGCTTGAAGCTGAATCTCATTTTGCTGCGATGCAAAATAGCTGCATTATTCGCTTTTCAGGATTGATTGGGCCTAAGAGGCACCCTGGGAAGTTCTTTGGGGGAAGGCAAGATATTGCTGGTGGTAATGTTGCAGTAAACCTTGTTCATCTTGATGATTGTATTGAAGCGATTCGCACTATTTTACAAGCGACTGAAAAAGGCACTGAAGTTGCGAGTATTTATAATTTAGCGGCGCCCAATCACCCCTCAAGAGCTGATTTTTATCAAGCTGCCGCAGTGCATTTAGGCTTGGATGCGCCGCAGTTCAATCACCAAGTTTTGCCAAGTAAGACCATTATTGGCAATTTAATTTGCCAACAGCTAGGTTTCAACTATATTCATCCCGATCCTGTTAAAATGCTTGATGCTTGTTAG
- the zipA gene encoding cell division protein ZipA, which translates to MEDFQLVLFVLGAIAIIAVLVHGFWSIRKQQPKTLKDNPMTGFYKDQSQQRDSQGFDADGIGEVRRVSTENDSAEESSATMQPRSSQQSMSSQQNKPVGHNTSSHNDVEINEAGSKKGIGLQNQSAVNSQAPSYNPGRKEPVLQTAAVEPQVSFEPVADNTFEKPAPEAESHVPTQQALFAEDTFEAVQQAPTQELKTEAFTETAPVDEYPADFDAEPQFEQAAETVAKPLTAEPLKEAEEPLGDPQDVLVLHVVAREGEQLHGAELLPCLLSLNFKFGDMDIFHRHLDNAGNGKVLFSMANMLKPGVFDPDNMEQFVTQGVVLFMTLPCHGDPLMNFSIMLNSAQQLADDLGAEVMDDKRLTWTETNKQQYLARIRAVS; encoded by the coding sequence ATGGAAGATTTTCAACTGGTTTTGTTTGTACTAGGTGCAATAGCAATTATCGCAGTACTAGTTCATGGTTTTTGGTCTATTCGTAAACAACAACCTAAAACCCTAAAAGACAACCCGATGACGGGGTTTTATAAAGACCAATCACAGCAACGTGATTCCCAAGGTTTTGATGCTGATGGTATTGGTGAAGTCAGGCGTGTTTCGACCGAAAATGACTCAGCGGAAGAATCATCAGCGACAATGCAACCTAGGTCTTCTCAGCAAAGCATGTCTTCTCAACAAAATAAACCTGTTGGTCATAATACGTCTTCTCATAATGATGTTGAAATTAACGAAGCTGGCTCTAAAAAGGGCATTGGTTTACAAAATCAATCAGCAGTCAATTCACAGGCGCCAAGTTACAACCCTGGCCGTAAAGAACCTGTATTACAAACAGCTGCTGTAGAGCCGCAAGTTTCTTTTGAACCAGTAGCTGACAATACTTTTGAAAAGCCTGCGCCAGAAGCCGAGTCACATGTTCCAACTCAACAAGCTTTGTTTGCTGAAGACACTTTTGAGGCTGTGCAACAAGCACCGACTCAAGAATTAAAAACAGAAGCATTTACTGAAACTGCACCGGTTGATGAATATCCCGCTGACTTTGACGCAGAACCTCAATTTGAGCAAGCAGCTGAAACGGTAGCTAAACCGTTAACTGCTGAACCATTAAAAGAAGCAGAGGAGCCATTAGGCGACCCACAAGACGTACTAGTACTGCACGTTGTTGCCCGTGAAGGTGAACAATTACATGGTGCTGAACTACTGCCTTGCCTATTATCATTAAACTTCAAGTTTGGTGATATGGATATATTCCACCGTCATTTGGATAACGCTGGCAATGGCAAAGTCTTATTTTCGATGGCTAACATGTTAAAGCCGGGTGTGTTTGACCCTGATAACATGGAGCAATTCGTGACTCAAGGTGTAGTGTTATTTATGACATTGCCTTGTCATGGTGATCCGTTAATGAACTTCTCAATCATGCTTAATTCAGCTCAGCAACTTGCTGATGATTTAGGTGCTGAAGTGATGGACGATAAACGTCTAACTTGGACAGAAACCAACAAACAACAATATTTAGCAAGAATTAGGGCTGTATCATAA
- a CDS encoding GNAT family N-acetyltransferase — MIFNRITLTDYNDILPLFAQYMSFYGVDSAESEHACYLSERLKNKDAYIFAAYNDKNQAVGFVLNYQTFSTVELGKVVVLNDLFVDASSRNQGIANKLIQCSIEFSRGIEAVRVDLDTAKVNFPAQSVYEKIGFVKDTRFFSYSLSVKGHPPEG; from the coding sequence ATGATTTTTAATCGTATAACTTTGACCGACTATAACGATATCTTGCCTTTATTTGCGCAATATATGTCGTTTTATGGTGTGGACTCTGCTGAGAGCGAACATGCATGTTATTTATCAGAGCGCTTAAAAAATAAAGATGCGTATATTTTTGCTGCTTATAATGATAAAAATCAAGCTGTCGGATTTGTGCTAAATTATCAAACTTTTTCTACCGTTGAGTTAGGTAAGGTGGTGGTTTTAAATGATCTATTTGTTGATGCCAGCTCAAGGAACCAAGGCATCGCCAATAAATTAATCCAATGCTCTATTGAATTTTCGCGAGGGATTGAAGCAGTACGTGTTGACTTAGATACCGCAAAAGTCAACTTTCCAGCCCAATCTGTGTATGAAAAAATTGGCTTTGTGAAAGACACACGCTTCTTTTCCTATAGCTTATCAGTGAAAGGGCACCCTCCAGAAGGTTAG